The following are from one region of the Aquirufa lenticrescens genome:
- a CDS encoding DUF983 domain-containing protein, with translation MSNPSKLTAMFNARCPHCHEGRLFKYKWWNVLNFAQMHEHCPSCDVRYEVEPGFFYGAMYISYAFTVGIMLVGGILVFNFLNDPPAEGYVVPITTVSLLLVPANFRTARVLFIHWFSGLNYDPSAAAKHENS, from the coding sequence ATGTCAAATCCCAGCAAGCTAACGGCTATGTTTAACGCTCGTTGCCCGCATTGCCACGAAGGCCGTCTGTTCAAATACAAATGGTGGAATGTCCTTAATTTTGCTCAAATGCACGAACACTGTCCATCTTGTGACGTTCGCTACGAGGTAGAACCGGGATTTTTCTACGGCGCGATGTACATCTCCTATGCGTTTACGGTGGGGATCATGTTAGTAGGGGGAATACTGGTCTTTAATTTCCTAAACGATCCTCCGGCTGAGGGCTACGTGGTGCCTATCACGACCGTTTCGCTGCTGTTAGTGCCGGCTAATTTTAGGACTGCTCGTGTATTATTTATACATTGGTTCTCTGGTTTAAATTACGACCCAAGCGCTGCTGCTAAGCATGAAAATTCTTGA